The DNA segment CGCACCGCCGCCGTCGTTCCTTCGTCGGACTCTGCACGGTCGAGGACGAGCGAGCAATTCGTCTCGGCCCCTCGTCGGTCGGCCGCAACGTCGCGCCGACGAACCGCGTCGTCCGGGTCGGGCGACTCGGACGCTGGCTTCCATTTCGTTCGAGCGTTCGATCGCATAGCTACCGATTCAATCGGTTTCAGGTTAAGCGTCGGCGTGTGTTTTCCGGAAGTTCCGGAACGCGGATTCTCCCCGTGAAAGAGCCGGAAGACGGCCCGAAACGGTCACTCTCCGAGGTTACCGAACGATTCCGAAACCGAGTGATAGGTGCGGTTTCGACTCGTCCCCTCGGCCCGAATCACGTCGTACTGGTCCATCTTCGAGAGGTAGTTGCGGACCGTCCGGTCGGTCTTGGGGTCGTCCGTTCGGGACCGGTACTCCTCGTAGAGTTCGCTCGGCGAGATTTCCCCGCGTTCCTCGACGATCTCGTAGAGCGTCCGCTGGTGGGGCGTCAGCGTGTCCACGTCCTTCCGGTGGCGCTCGGCGCGCGCCCGCGGCATCGCGGACTCGACTATCTCGTCGGTGATTCGGGACTCGTAGTTCCGATGCGCCTGTCGGGCGGCAGTTCGGAGGATGCTGAGCGCGACTCGCGCGTCGCCCGCCGCGGCGTCGGCGATGGTCGCGAGTTGGTCGCGGTCGACGACCCCCGATTCGAGGCCGGCCTCGACGCGGGCCTCCATGATGGAGACGAGTTCGTCAGGGCCGTAGCGGTCGAAGCGCACCCGCTCGCACCCGGTGAGGCGACTCGTCAGGCGCTCGTCGGCGTTCGCGAACAGTTCCTTCTCGCGGTTGGCGACGAGCAGCATCGAGAACTGGGGGAGTTCGTGGAGGTGATAGAGGAGTCGCTTGTCGTCGAGTTGGTCGGCCTCGTCGAGGATGACGACGCACGGCGGGCCGTCGTACCGGCGGAGTCGCTCGAAGAGTTCGTCTCGCGGCGTCGACTGGCGGTGGACGTCGACGGTCTTGCCGAGGCCTTCGAGGATTCGATAGAGCGCGCGGAACTCCGAGAAGTTCTGCCAGCAGTTGACGTACTGGTACTCGACGTCGAGGACCTCCTGGCGGAGCTGTTCGGCGGTGTACTTCGCCAGACACGTCTTGCCGACCCCGGACGGACCGAGGAGGAGCGTGGTCGCGGCGGGGTCGCCGTCGGTGAGCGGAGCGAGAATCTCGGTGAGGTGGGTGACCTCCGCGTCCCGATGCTCGACTTCCCGGGGGACGAAGCCTGCTCGGAGGACGCGAGCATCGGTGATCATCGGTTGCGCTATCGAGGCGTTCGAACTTAAGTTCGGAGGCTCGTTTCCGGAACTTCCAGAAGGAGTACCAGCGTGTGGTCCGGACTCCGCTCCGAAGGATGTCCGCGACCACGACAAGAGTGGAGCGAAGAGAGAGAGAAAGAGAAGGGATTTCTCTTCTATGTGGTCGTAGGCGTCGGCGAGGCTCTCCATGATAATCGTACAGGCTTCTCGACACTCTCCGTCAATGGTTCGCTCGAAAAGGTTTCCATGGCCTCACGCGCGTCCGGCGCGTGAGTCCCTACCCATGGCGGCAATGCGGGGCAGCAGTGGTCTAACAGCCGACCGCTTCTCCAAACCGCACATTGCATCTGGAGAATTGTCAGAGGGGGTCTAATAACTATATGGTTTCAAATTGTCTGAATTTCTGTGTCAAAATAGTTCTAGGTATGATGGAAACACAAAGCATTTAATAGCTGGATTAGTTGTCAGAATCGTACCCCTACCCAGACAGGACTCGAGTAACGTTGTATGCCCACCCCGGGTAGCTCTCAACCGAAAGAACCTGTCGATAGAAACAACCAATCAAACCATGACAAACGACAAACTCCGCAGCATCTCCCTCGCTGCGCTCGTCGTCCTCTCGGTGTTCGCAGGCAGCATCGCCTTCGCTGGCTCGGCTGCCGCCGCGAACCTCGACGACGGAGAGCGTTACTGGCAGGGACAGACTGTAACAGCAGACCAACTCAAGTTCGATTCTGACGGTGACGGTACCGACGACAGTACTGTTAGCGGTGACACCAAGCTCGAAGTGATGAAGGTCGTTGACGAAGGCTCCAACACCCTCGCGAAAGAACTTTACTCCGACGAGGACGGTGGCCTCACGCTCGAAACCACGAACCTCGAGGGTAGCTACGTCCTTCAGCGCGCCTCGGACGACGCCGAGATCGCTACGTTCTCGGTTGCGTCCCAGGACCTGAGCGCGTCGTTCGACCCCGATACGGTCGACAACAAGTTCAGCACGAAATCGGACCTCAAGCTGGACTCGAAGCGCGCAGGCTACGACGTTACCGTCTCGGCCGACGGCCTCAGCAAGAGCGAACTCAGCAGCATCTTCGGCCCGTCCGACGAAGACCCCAACACTGACGGCTACCAGCTCACTGGTATCACGT comes from the Halorussus vallis genome and includes:
- a CDS encoding Cdc6/Cdc18 family protein, coding for MITDARVLRAGFVPREVEHRDAEVTHLTEILAPLTDGDPAATTLLLGPSGVGKTCLAKYTAEQLRQEVLDVEYQYVNCWQNFSEFRALYRILEGLGKTVDVHRQSTPRDELFERLRRYDGPPCVVILDEADQLDDKRLLYHLHELPQFSMLLVANREKELFANADERLTSRLTGCERVRFDRYGPDELVSIMEARVEAGLESGVVDRDQLATIADAAAGDARVALSILRTAARQAHRNYESRITDEIVESAMPRARAERHRKDVDTLTPHQRTLYEIVEERGEISPSELYEEYRSRTDDPKTDRTVRNYLSKMDQYDVIRAEGTSRNRTYHSVSESFGNLGE